In a single window of the Pontibacter russatus genome:
- a CDS encoding outer membrane beta-barrel protein, giving the protein MNRKFYPSLLILCLILLNLGSAAAQQLFGGKNSTSKTTESGIVVIVGAGVSAAKSSICGSPSCSDFGPSVSVGALYKVTSRIGLSGQIEYARLSATEESAKRPLDISFQSEVIGVTGTAVLNLLDSYAGGFGYRSLRKRFIVPYVRVGAGFVYYTPTSYPGQGELHDSQTTYYPARNYPGIALVIPMGAGLRFRLNDEFSIATEVTYHLTSTDYLDNIGPELHPAATKDHYGIAAVKLLYTPPIENKIFSRKYSRK; this is encoded by the coding sequence ATGAACAGGAAATTTTACCCTTCTCTCCTGATTCTTTGCCTGATTCTCCTTAACCTCGGCTCCGCTGCCGCGCAACAATTGTTCGGCGGGAAGAACAGCACCAGCAAAACAACCGAGAGCGGCATCGTGGTAATAGTGGGCGCGGGCGTATCGGCCGCGAAGAGCAGCATCTGCGGCAGCCCCAGCTGCAGCGACTTCGGACCGAGCGTGAGCGTGGGGGCGCTTTATAAAGTGACTTCCCGCATCGGCCTCAGCGGGCAGATAGAGTACGCCCGCTTAAGCGCGACGGAAGAGAGTGCGAAACGGCCGCTCGACATTTCATTCCAGTCAGAAGTGATTGGCGTAACCGGAACAGCGGTCCTTAACCTGTTGGACAGCTACGCCGGCGGCTTCGGCTATCGTTCGCTGCGCAAGCGCTTCATAGTGCCCTATGTGCGGGTGGGCGCAGGCTTCGTTTACTACACACCAACTTCGTATCCGGGCCAGGGAGAGCTGCACGATTCCCAGACCACCTACTACCCGGCACGAAATTATCCCGGCATTGCCCTCGTTATTCCAATGGGAGCCGGGCTCCGGTTCAGGCTGAACGACGAATTCAGCATCGCCACCGAGGTAACGTACCACCTCACCTCCACCGACTATCTGGACAACATTGGTCCGGAGCTGCATCCTGCGGCCACCAAAGACCATTATGGCATTGCGGCTGTCAAGCTCCTGTACACGCCTCCCATCGAGAACAAAATCTTTTCCCGCAAGTACTCCCGCAAATAG
- a CDS encoding SDR family NAD(P)-dependent oxidoreductase, which yields MKTDDKKKLWWLAAGAGALMAARTVSRKMTAYNFSNKTVLITGGSRGLGLVMARQLAAEGARLVLCSREENELENARMELAGNGAEVLVQKCDVTVQQEVNDMIANVQNEFSPIDVLINNAGLIHAGPVTEMTVQEFDEAIKTHYWGPIYTILAVLPAMKARGEGMILNVASIGGRISVPHLVPYSASKFALVGLSEGLRAELKKFNIQVTTATPGLIQTGSTGHAIVKGQHKKEYALFKLMDSSPLTSMSAEATARKILNALRHGDAEVTTTLPAKFGALLHGISPEVVTDIFGFVNRLLPGEGGIGKNRAKGFESETALSESVLTERTQQAAKRNNE from the coding sequence ATGAAAACAGACGATAAAAAGAAGCTGTGGTGGCTGGCGGCGGGCGCGGGTGCCCTGATGGCCGCCCGCACGGTGAGCAGGAAAATGACGGCCTACAATTTCAGCAACAAGACGGTGCTGATAACGGGCGGCTCCCGAGGGCTTGGCCTGGTGATGGCCCGGCAGCTGGCCGCCGAAGGGGCCCGGCTCGTGCTCTGCTCCCGCGAAGAAAACGAACTGGAGAACGCCCGCATGGAACTGGCCGGAAACGGGGCGGAGGTGCTGGTGCAGAAATGCGACGTGACGGTGCAGCAGGAGGTGAACGATATGATCGCGAACGTGCAGAACGAGTTCTCCCCGATTGATGTGCTCATCAACAACGCAGGCCTCATCCATGCCGGACCAGTAACAGAAATGACTGTGCAGGAGTTCGACGAAGCCATCAAAACGCATTATTGGGGGCCGATATACACCATTCTGGCGGTGCTGCCGGCTATGAAGGCGCGCGGGGAAGGTATGATTCTGAACGTGGCCTCCATTGGGGGCAGGATAAGCGTGCCGCACCTGGTGCCGTACAGTGCGAGTAAGTTCGCGCTGGTGGGGCTGTCGGAGGGGTTGCGGGCCGAGCTGAAGAAATTTAACATACAGGTGACCACCGCCACGCCGGGTCTGATACAGACCGGCAGCACCGGCCACGCCATCGTAAAGGGGCAGCACAAAAAAGAGTACGCGCTGTTCAAGCTCATGGACTCCAGCCCACTGACCTCCATGAGTGCGGAGGCCACCGCCAGAAAGATCCTGAACGCCCTGCGCCATGGCGATGCGGAGGTGACGACCACCCTTCCGGCTAAATTTGGCGCTTTGCTGCACGGCATATCCCCGGAGGTGGTGACGGACATATTCGGTTTCGTGAACAGGCTGCTGCCCGGCGAAGGCGGCATCGGGAAGAACAGGGCCAAAGGCTTCGAAAGCGAGACAGCACTGTCAGAATCGGTGCTGACAGAGCGGACGCAGCAGGCGGCAAAGCGCAACAACGAATAA
- a CDS encoding NUDIX domain-containing protein, protein MEIKKKECAYDGYFKINKLTVSQNGQTFTREQFDRGKAVAALVFDTQKQEYVLTRQFRVGAEFALVEVVAGMVDEGEAPEESIRREIEEEIGYRVDRLQHLCGFYSSPGGSTEKVELYYAEVSEQHAEGGGNAHEHEQIEILRLTAPELAALETPDAKTIIAQQWVKLQRR, encoded by the coding sequence ATGGAAATTAAAAAGAAAGAATGCGCCTACGACGGCTATTTTAAAATAAATAAGCTGACCGTTTCGCAGAACGGGCAGACCTTCACCCGCGAGCAGTTCGACCGTGGCAAGGCAGTGGCCGCACTGGTGTTCGATACCCAAAAGCAGGAGTATGTTCTCACCAGGCAATTCAGGGTTGGGGCGGAGTTTGCGCTGGTAGAGGTGGTGGCGGGCATGGTGGACGAGGGCGAGGCACCGGAGGAAAGTATCCGGCGGGAGATTGAGGAAGAGATCGGCTACCGCGTGGACCGGCTGCAGCACCTGTGCGGTTTCTACTCCTCACCGGGCGGTAGCACCGAAAAAGTGGAGCTGTATTATGCGGAGGTGTCGGAGCAGCACGCGGAAGGCGGCGGCAACGCCCACGAGCACGAGCAGATAGAAATCCTGCGGCTCACGGCGCCCGAGCTGGCCGCACTGGAGACCCCTGATGCCAAAACCATCATCGCGCAGCAGTGGGTAAAGCTGCAGCGGAGATAG
- a CDS encoding sulfatase-like hydrolase/transferase, with translation MEATHAPAKRGGTNVLACLRCCFVVALLAGAFSSCITSASKTEAHLRTRNVVIVVIDGPRYSETWGNTPGLIPNMATTLKQKGVFFSNFQNDGFTYTNSGHAAITTGVNQPIDNYGDEFPANPSIFQYWLKETGKPATAAWLISSKDKLHILANTMDSLWHDMFLPSVNCGVNGPGTGYRADSLTLVEVKRILTEHRPNLVLINFMEPDGFAHAGNADFYRRGISRDDKLVKELWDFLGKDSHYRKKTALLITNDHGRHLDGIDGGWQEHGDGCEGCRHVSLLALGPDFRKGVAIDASRTLVDIAPTVARLLHFEMDSVAVVPRLDTTVLQVAADSARLAGPTRDSLVIVPRLEKTVLKGQVIRELFPAGKLR, from the coding sequence ATGGAAGCGACCCATGCTCCGGCAAAGAGAGGCGGCACAAATGTGCTGGCCTGCCTGCGCTGTTGCTTCGTCGTCGCTTTGCTGGCCGGGGCATTTTCCTCCTGCATCACTTCCGCTTCCAAAACAGAGGCGCACCTGCGTACCCGGAATGTGGTGATAGTGGTTATCGACGGCCCCCGGTACTCGGAGACGTGGGGAAATACGCCGGGCCTGATCCCAAACATGGCTACCACGCTGAAGCAGAAAGGCGTTTTCTTCAGCAATTTCCAAAACGACGGCTTTACCTATACCAACTCCGGCCACGCCGCCATTACGACCGGAGTGAACCAGCCCATCGACAACTACGGCGATGAGTTTCCGGCAAACCCTTCCATCTTTCAGTACTGGCTGAAGGAAACAGGAAAACCCGCCACTGCCGCCTGGCTTATCTCTAGCAAAGACAAACTTCATATACTGGCCAACACCATGGACTCGCTTTGGCACGATATGTTTCTGCCGTCCGTAAACTGCGGCGTGAACGGGCCGGGCACAGGCTACCGGGCAGATTCGCTGACGCTGGTGGAGGTGAAGCGGATTCTAACGGAGCACAGGCCAAACCTGGTGCTCATCAACTTTATGGAACCGGACGGGTTTGCCCATGCTGGTAACGCGGACTTTTACAGAAGGGGCATCTCCAGAGACGACAAGCTGGTGAAAGAGCTCTGGGATTTCCTGGGCAAGGACAGCCACTACCGGAAAAAGACAGCCCTCCTCATCACCAACGACCATGGCCGCCATTTAGATGGCATAGACGGCGGCTGGCAGGAGCATGGCGACGGATGCGAAGGCTGCCGCCATGTCAGCCTACTGGCTCTGGGCCCAGATTTCCGGAAAGGGGTGGCAATAGACGCCAGCCGCACCCTGGTGGATATTGCCCCCACGGTGGCCAGGTTGCTCCATTTTGAGATGGATTCCGTAGCAGTGGTGCCCAGGCTGGATACCACAGTCTTGCAGGTCGCCGCCGACTCTGCGCGGCTGGCAGGGCCCACGCGCGATTCGCTGGTTATCGTGCCCCGGCTGGAGAAAACGGTGCTGAAGGGGCAGGTAATCAGAGAACTGTTCCCCGCCGGGAAGCTCCGCTGA
- a CDS encoding ABC-F family ATP-binding cassette domain-containing protein: MNFLSADNIAKSFGDRWLFKNLSFGISQGQRIVLVGVNGSGKTTLLNVLAGFLPPDEGSVSVRKEISIGYLGQNPVFDEEKTVQQNIFSGQNATLDLIRDYEAAMANPNTSAEKMQELMERMDELQAWDFEVKVKQVLSKLGINNLDAVVKNLSGGQRKRVAMARVLIDEPDMLIMDEPTNHLDLDTIEWLEGLLSTQNTTLLMVTHDRYFLDKVANEIVELDNGDLYTYKGNYSYFLEKKAEREEAAVAETEKARNLMRKELEWIRRMPKARGTKAKYRVDAFEELKEKAAKKVTGPQMELSVKTTRQGGKIMEVEHISKSFDGKNLVEDFTYVFKKKDRIGVVGPNGAGKSTLLNMLTGKLAPDTGTIDAGQTTVFGYYTQDELTFRDDQRVIDIVKEIAEVVEMANGEVITASQFLQHFQFAPAQQYTFVSKLSGGEKRRLQLLRVLIKNPNFLILDEPTNDLDIITLNILEDFLLNFGGCLLIVSHDRYFMDRLVEHLFVFEGEGRIRNFPGNYTDYREWLKEQEKQDKQEQEEKKAATPAAEKKPEQPNNKRKATFAEQKEYEQLEKEIATLEKRRSELIETMNAGTTTDHAQLAAWARELKQIDETLEEKEFRWLELAEIV; this comes from the coding sequence ATGAATTTTCTATCTGCAGACAATATAGCCAAGAGCTTCGGCGACCGCTGGCTTTTCAAAAACCTGAGCTTCGGCATCAGCCAGGGCCAGCGCATCGTGCTGGTGGGCGTAAACGGCTCCGGCAAAACAACGCTCCTGAACGTGCTGGCCGGTTTTCTGCCCCCCGACGAGGGAAGCGTGAGCGTACGGAAAGAGATCAGCATCGGCTACCTGGGCCAGAACCCGGTATTTGACGAGGAGAAGACCGTGCAGCAGAACATCTTCTCCGGCCAGAACGCCACCCTCGACCTGATACGCGACTACGAGGCAGCCATGGCCAACCCCAACACCAGCGCCGAGAAAATGCAGGAACTGATGGAGCGCATGGACGAACTGCAGGCCTGGGACTTTGAGGTGAAGGTGAAGCAGGTGCTCTCCAAACTGGGCATCAACAACCTCGATGCGGTGGTGAAAAACCTCTCGGGGGGGCAGCGCAAGCGCGTGGCCATGGCCCGCGTGCTGATAGACGAGCCGGACATGCTGATCATGGATGAGCCGACCAACCACCTGGACCTCGACACCATCGAATGGCTGGAGGGGCTGCTCTCGACGCAGAACACCACGCTGCTGATGGTGACCCACGACCGCTACTTCCTCGACAAGGTGGCCAACGAAATCGTGGAGCTCGACAACGGCGATTTATATACCTACAAGGGCAACTACAGTTATTTTCTGGAGAAGAAAGCGGAGCGCGAAGAAGCGGCCGTGGCCGAAACCGAAAAAGCCCGCAACCTGATGCGCAAAGAGTTGGAGTGGATCAGGCGCATGCCAAAGGCCCGGGGCACCAAAGCCAAATACCGCGTGGATGCCTTCGAGGAGCTGAAGGAGAAAGCAGCGAAAAAGGTGACCGGCCCGCAGATGGAGCTGTCGGTGAAGACCACGCGGCAGGGCGGCAAGATTATGGAGGTGGAGCACATCTCAAAATCCTTCGACGGCAAAAACCTTGTGGAGGACTTCACCTACGTGTTCAAGAAGAAAGACCGCATTGGCGTGGTGGGGCCCAACGGGGCGGGCAAATCCACACTGCTGAACATGCTGACCGGTAAATTAGCCCCGGACACAGGCACGATAGATGCAGGGCAGACTACCGTTTTCGGCTACTATACCCAGGACGAACTGACGTTCAGGGACGACCAGCGCGTGATTGATATTGTGAAGGAGATAGCCGAAGTGGTGGAAATGGCCAACGGCGAGGTGATCACGGCCAGTCAGTTTCTGCAGCACTTCCAGTTTGCGCCGGCACAGCAGTACACCTTTGTGAGCAAGCTGAGCGGCGGCGAGAAGCGCCGCCTGCAACTGCTGCGCGTGCTCATCAAAAATCCGAACTTCCTCATCCTCGATGAGCCGACCAACGACCTCGACATCATCACGCTGAACATCCTGGAGGACTTCCTGCTCAACTTCGGCGGCTGCCTGCTCATCGTGAGCCACGACCGCTATTTCATGGACCGGCTGGTGGAGCACCTGTTTGTGTTTGAGGGCGAAGGGCGCATCCGCAACTTCCCGGGCAACTACACCGACTACCGCGAATGGCTGAAGGAACAGGAAAAGCAGGATAAACAGGAGCAGGAGGAAAAGAAGGCCGCCACGCCTGCGGCAGAGAAAAAGCCTGAGCAGCCGAACAACAAGCGCAAAGCCACTTTTGCCGAGCAGAAGGAGTACGAGCAGTTGGAAAAAGAAATAGCCACACTGGAGAAGCGCAGGTCAGAGCTCATCGAAACCATGAACGCCGGCACCACCACCGACCACGCGCAACTGGCTGCCTGGGCCAGGGAGCTGAAACAGATAGATGAAACCCTGGAGGAGAAGGAATTCCGCTGGCTGGAGCTGGCCGAGATAGTTTAG
- a CDS encoding RDD family protein has translation MQAVFTLEPTPTVKSAALYGSLPARFVAFLVDSTLLVFSYSLVLYGLSDASQQLYTWENIFQGGDTMNQLVEVGKIVFYNPYFPALHWLYFTVLQSSQKQATIGKYQLGLRVADLRGRRISFLHANLRYFAMVFSAMTLGLGFLLVRTSRRRQALHDYLCRTVVLAN, from the coding sequence ATGCAAGCAGTTTTTACCCTGGAGCCCACGCCCACTGTTAAGAGCGCCGCCCTGTACGGCAGCCTTCCCGCGCGTTTTGTTGCCTTCCTGGTGGATTCTACGCTGCTTGTCTTCTCGTACTCGCTTGTGCTGTACGGGCTGAGCGACGCGTCCCAGCAGTTGTACACCTGGGAGAACATTTTCCAGGGAGGAGACACAATGAACCAGCTGGTGGAGGTTGGCAAAATAGTGTTCTACAACCCCTACTTTCCGGCGCTGCACTGGCTTTACTTCACGGTGCTGCAATCGTCGCAGAAGCAGGCCACCATCGGCAAATACCAGCTGGGCCTGCGTGTGGCGGACCTCCGGGGCAGGCGCATCAGCTTCCTGCACGCCAACCTCCGCTACTTCGCCATGGTTTTTTCTGCGATGACGCTTGGCCTGGGCTTCCTGTTGGTGCGCACTTCCCGCCGCAGGCAGGCCCTGCACGATTACCTGTGCCGCACAGTAGTGTTGGCAAACTGA
- the murI gene encoding glutamate racemase, producing MKQRPIGIFDSGIGGLTVAQAIINVLPNERIIYFGDTAHLPYGDKSTAAIQAYAVKICDLLIRQHCKVILIACNSASAAAYELVKEYVGSKAKVLNVIDPTVQHIGQLYPRKTVGLIGTKQTVNSNVYKKKVDELDLGITLKSHATPLLAAMIEEGFFNDSISESVIHAYLSDPALNGIEALILGCTHYPLIKKQIEGYYKGEVDVLDASQIVAQHVKEYLEEHNLASEKLTGDHTFYVSDFTRSFEESTRIFFKRQVQLEHYPLWE from the coding sequence ATGAAACAACGGCCAATCGGCATTTTCGACAGTGGCATCGGCGGACTGACGGTGGCGCAGGCCATTATAAACGTGCTGCCGAACGAGCGCATCATTTATTTCGGCGACACGGCCCATCTGCCCTATGGCGACAAATCCACGGCGGCCATCCAGGCCTACGCCGTCAAAATATGCGATTTGCTGATACGGCAGCACTGCAAGGTGATTCTGATTGCCTGTAACTCGGCATCGGCGGCGGCATATGAGTTGGTGAAGGAATACGTGGGCAGCAAGGCCAAGGTGCTGAACGTGATAGACCCCACCGTGCAGCACATCGGGCAGCTATACCCCCGCAAGACAGTGGGACTGATCGGTACCAAGCAGACGGTGAACTCCAACGTGTACAAGAAGAAGGTGGACGAACTGGACCTGGGCATCACCCTCAAATCGCACGCTACGCCGCTGCTGGCCGCCATGATTGAGGAGGGCTTTTTCAACGACTCCATTTCGGAGAGTGTCATCCACGCCTACCTGTCTGACCCGGCTCTGAATGGGATAGAGGCGCTGATACTGGGCTGTACCCATTATCCGCTCATCAAAAAGCAGATAGAGGGGTATTACAAGGGGGAGGTGGATGTGCTGGATGCCAGCCAGATTGTGGCGCAGCATGTGAAGGAGTATTTGGAGGAACATAACTTAGCATCAGAGAAACTGACAGGCGACCATACGTTTTACGTATCCGACTTTACCCGCTCTTTTGAGGAGAGCACGCGCATTTTCTTCAAGCGCCAGGTGCAGCTCGAGCATTACCCGCTGTGGGAGTAG
- a CDS encoding glutathionylspermidine synthase family protein — protein sequence MEKGTVRLTTHGGDVETAVRGLGWEWCVEDGCANYVPGEAVVLTEKEADALLDAADTVYDMLVQAVPDGLPDAFLQVLGIPENLWPLVRQSWNDERHWHLYGRFDLAQTPEGPKLIEFNADTATSIPETAVVQWASLAAAGKKDANQYSGLYEALVEQLRTWRILNDDLPPALLLTYIGASAEDETNCAVLAQAAREAGFDAHLCPIEELNISTEGAEKGIWAQVGSEQWQQFPFLFKLLPWEQIAWEEPELLESLALLSRTRNVVVANPAYTLLFQSKGMLAWLWKAYPYHPLLLQADLEPLTGKYIRKPYFGREGQSVEVVDRVRVAKTEGEYDAQKQVYQRWCELPEDKQGYIYQAGVFWAGEGCAIGFRREKGIITNLSQFVPHVVEG from the coding sequence ATGGAAAAAGGAACTGTGCGCCTGACCACCCATGGCGGTGACGTGGAAACGGCTGTGCGTGGCCTTGGCTGGGAGTGGTGCGTGGAAGACGGCTGTGCCAACTACGTGCCCGGTGAGGCGGTGGTGCTGACAGAGAAAGAGGCCGACGCGTTGCTTGATGCCGCCGATACCGTATATGATATGCTGGTGCAGGCCGTGCCCGACGGTCTGCCCGATGCGTTTCTGCAGGTACTGGGCATACCGGAGAATCTGTGGCCGCTGGTGCGGCAGTCGTGGAACGACGAGCGGCACTGGCACCTATATGGCCGTTTCGATTTGGCGCAGACGCCGGAAGGGCCCAAATTGATTGAGTTCAACGCTGACACGGCCACATCTATCCCGGAAACGGCCGTGGTGCAGTGGGCGAGCCTGGCCGCTGCCGGTAAAAAAGACGCCAACCAATATTCCGGTTTATATGAGGCGCTGGTGGAGCAGCTCCGGACCTGGCGCATTCTCAACGATGACCTGCCGCCTGCCTTGCTGCTAACCTATATAGGGGCCAGCGCCGAAGACGAAACGAATTGCGCCGTGCTGGCGCAGGCTGCCCGTGAGGCGGGCTTCGATGCGCACCTCTGCCCGATAGAAGAGTTGAACATTTCCACGGAAGGCGCTGAAAAAGGCATATGGGCGCAGGTAGGTTCGGAGCAGTGGCAGCAATTTCCATTCCTCTTTAAGCTGCTGCCCTGGGAGCAGATTGCCTGGGAGGAGCCGGAGCTGCTCGAAAGCCTGGCGCTGCTCTCCCGCACGCGCAATGTCGTGGTTGCCAACCCGGCGTACACCCTGCTTTTTCAGAGCAAAGGCATGCTGGCCTGGCTCTGGAAAGCCTATCCCTACCACCCGCTGCTCCTGCAAGCCGATCTGGAGCCTTTGACCGGTAAGTATATCCGCAAGCCTTACTTTGGGCGTGAAGGACAAAGCGTGGAAGTGGTGGACCGCGTGCGCGTCGCAAAAACAGAGGGTGAGTACGACGCCCAAAAGCAGGTGTACCAGCGCTGGTGCGAACTGCCCGAGGACAAGCAAGGTTATATATACCAGGCCGGTGTGTTCTGGGCCGGGGAGGGCTGTGCCATCGGCTTCCGCCGCGAGAAAGGCATCATCACCAACCTCTCGCAGTTTGTGCCGCATGTGGTGGAGGGGTAG
- a CDS encoding glycerate kinase, with protein sequence MKIVVAPDSFKGSLTAKEAGLTIQTAFEKEIPGVRVAVVPMADGGEGTLDALVFATNGKKIAATATGPLGEQAQTHYGILGDGKTAVIEMAQVAGLPMVPANRRNPLLTTTYGVGELIAAALDKGIRSFIIGLGGSATNDGGLGMLQALGAAFLDEKGSQVKPVGASLQQIAEVDFTNLRPELKACRFRIASDVQNPLCGETGASHVFGPQKGATAAQVRQLDEGLSHYACLVENHLYVKLQNTPGAGAAGGLGFGLLALGAEILSGAQVVAEATGLEKQIAAADWVITGEGQSDFQTLYGKAPFFVATLAKQHKVDTILISGGLGKGHELLLEHFVSCHSIINAPMPLEQAIAEAQPLLFSCARNIARLVNRASKSK encoded by the coding sequence ATGAAAATAGTTGTTGCGCCGGACTCTTTCAAAGGAAGCTTGACTGCAAAAGAAGCGGGCCTTACCATCCAGACGGCTTTTGAAAAGGAAATCCCCGGGGTGCGGGTGGCGGTAGTGCCGATGGCAGACGGCGGGGAAGGCACGCTGGACGCGCTGGTGTTTGCCACCAACGGCAAGAAGATAGCAGCCACGGCGACTGGCCCGCTGGGCGAGCAGGCCCAGACACATTACGGCATCCTGGGCGATGGGAAGACAGCGGTAATTGAGATGGCGCAGGTGGCGGGTCTGCCCATGGTGCCTGCAAACAGACGGAACCCCTTGCTGACTACCACCTATGGCGTGGGAGAACTGATAGCTGCTGCGCTGGATAAAGGGATTCGCTCCTTTATCATCGGCCTGGGCGGAAGCGCCACCAACGATGGAGGTCTCGGTATGCTGCAGGCACTGGGCGCTGCCTTTTTAGATGAAAAGGGGAGTCAGGTAAAACCTGTTGGCGCGTCGCTGCAGCAGATTGCAGAAGTAGATTTCACCAACCTCCGCCCGGAACTGAAGGCGTGCCGGTTCAGGATTGCCAGTGATGTACAGAATCCGCTGTGCGGGGAAACCGGCGCCTCTCATGTCTTTGGTCCGCAGAAGGGAGCGACAGCAGCACAGGTACGGCAACTGGATGAAGGCCTGAGCCATTATGCCTGCCTCGTGGAAAATCACCTGTATGTAAAACTGCAGAATACGCCTGGCGCAGGTGCGGCAGGCGGCCTTGGATTTGGCTTGCTGGCGCTGGGTGCAGAGATTCTATCCGGGGCACAGGTGGTGGCCGAGGCAACAGGCCTGGAGAAACAAATAGCCGCCGCCGACTGGGTGATAACAGGCGAGGGGCAGAGCGATTTCCAGACGCTGTATGGCAAAGCGCCTTTCTTTGTGGCAACTTTGGCGAAGCAGCACAAGGTAGATACCATTTTAATCTCGGGCGGATTGGGGAAAGGGCACGAGCTGTTGCTGGAGCATTTCGTGAGCTGCCATTCCATCATCAATGCCCCGATGCCGCTGGAGCAGGCCATTGCCGAAGCGCAGCCGCTATTGTTTTCCTGCGCCCGCAACATCGCCCGCTTAGTTAACAGAGCCTCCAAGTCAAAATAG
- a CDS encoding GntP family permease yields MVQGPLLFLILLLGVGFIVLATAKFKLHPFFGLLLASFGVGIAAGLPLLEVVDAVNEGFGGLMSYIGIVIVAGTVIGKILEKSGAALRMAEVVLRVVGERRPQLAMSLIGAIVSIPVFCDSGYIILSSLKKSLAHRAKVPLASMSIALATGLYATHTLVPPTPGPIAAAGNIGASAYLGTIILIGLVVAIPVVAVGYIWAVKVAAAVKIEGEDDGMYNYSEVVREFGPMPSAAKAFTPILLPILLIGMGSVVSYLQYKGGFVDFLLFLGTPVVALLLGVFAAFPLMPKWNEETLTGWLGDGLKDAAIILLLTGAGGAFGSVIKATPVAGLIESMAGDGEVSGALILLLPFFVAAALKTAQGSSTAAMVITSALVAPMLAQAGIVSAVPLALVVMAIGAGAMTVSHVNDSYFWVVTQFSGMKVTDAYKAHTMATLVQGTTAILFTMLLWYVFV; encoded by the coding sequence ATGGTACAAGGTCCCCTGCTTTTCCTGATTCTGCTGCTGGGCGTAGGCTTCATCGTGCTGGCCACCGCCAAATTCAAACTGCACCCTTTCTTCGGTTTGCTGCTGGCCTCCTTCGGGGTAGGCATCGCCGCGGGTTTGCCTTTGCTGGAAGTGGTGGACGCGGTCAACGAAGGCTTCGGCGGCCTGATGAGCTATATAGGCATTGTGATTGTGGCGGGCACCGTGATTGGCAAAATCCTGGAGAAGTCGGGGGCGGCGCTGCGCATGGCGGAGGTGGTGCTGCGGGTGGTGGGAGAGAGGCGGCCGCAGCTGGCCATGTCGCTGATCGGTGCGATTGTGAGCATTCCCGTGTTCTGCGACTCGGGCTATATCATCCTTTCGAGCCTCAAGAAATCGCTGGCGCACCGCGCGAAGGTGCCGCTGGCCTCTATGTCCATTGCCCTGGCGACAGGTTTATATGCCACCCACACGCTGGTACCGCCCACGCCGGGGCCAATCGCCGCCGCGGGCAACATCGGGGCAAGCGCCTACCTCGGCACCATTATATTGATAGGCTTGGTCGTGGCCATACCGGTGGTGGCAGTGGGGTATATATGGGCGGTCAAAGTGGCTGCTGCTGTTAAAATCGAGGGAGAAGACGACGGGATGTATAACTACAGTGAGGTGGTGCGGGAATTCGGACCGATGCCTTCTGCCGCGAAAGCCTTCACCCCAATCCTCCTCCCTATTCTTTTAATTGGGATGGGCTCCGTCGTCAGCTACCTGCAGTACAAAGGTGGTTTTGTCGATTTCCTTCTTTTCCTGGGCACGCCCGTCGTGGCGCTGCTCCTCGGCGTGTTTGCCGCCTTCCCGCTCATGCCGAAATGGAATGAAGAAACACTGACGGGCTGGCTCGGGGATGGTCTGAAAGATGCGGCCATCATCCTGCTGCTGACGGGTGCAGGCGGGGCCTTCGGCTCCGTTATCAAGGCAACTCCTGTAGCAGGCTTGATAGAAAGTATGGCGGGGGACGGAGAAGTGAGCGGCGCTCTTATTTTGCTGCTGCCTTTCTTTGTTGCTGCCGCCCTGAAAACAGCGCAAGGCTCCTCCACGGCGGCGATGGTAATCACCTCGGCTTTGGTGGCGCCCATGCTAGCGCAGGCGGGCATCGTAAGCGCCGTGCCCCTGGCCCTGGTGGTGATGGCCATTGGGGCCGGTGCCATGACAGTGAGCCACGTCAACGACAGCTATTTCTGGGTGGTCACGCAGTTCAGCGGCATGAAAGTGACGGATGCCTACAAAGCGCATACCATGGCCACGCTGGTGCAGGGCACCACGGCTATCCTTTTTACGATGCTGCTCTGGTACGTTTTCGTGTAG